In Anseongella ginsenosidimutans, one genomic interval encodes:
- a CDS encoding RNA polymerase sigma factor has product MSRNTISDQELVALYTRGDENALEELVKRYRSKIYTTILLQVKDSSIAEDIFQDAFIKVINTLRAGKYNEEGKFLPWVIRIAQNLVIDHFRKEKRTPVITTSDGFDIFKVLHFTDGNVEDKILHDQACSDLRKLILKLPGEQREVLIMRHYADLSFKEIADITDVSINTALGRMRYALNNLRKMLKLKELSLKQ; this is encoded by the coding sequence ATGTCACGCAATACTATCAGCGACCAGGAATTGGTCGCGCTATATACCAGAGGGGACGAGAATGCGTTGGAGGAATTGGTAAAGCGCTACAGATCGAAAATCTATACGACCATTCTTCTTCAGGTTAAGGATTCCAGCATCGCGGAAGATATTTTCCAGGATGCATTCATCAAAGTGATCAATACTTTACGTGCCGGTAAATACAATGAAGAAGGGAAATTCCTTCCCTGGGTAATCCGCATCGCGCAAAACCTGGTGATCGATCATTTCCGGAAGGAAAAACGCACGCCGGTAATCACTACCTCTGACGGGTTTGATATTTTCAAGGTTCTTCATTTTACCGACGGGAATGTAGAAGATAAGATACTCCATGACCAGGCTTGCAGTGATTTGCGGAAGCTTATTCTAAAGCTGCCCGGCGAGCAAAGGGAAGTATTGATCATGCGGCACTATGCCGACCTCAGTTTTAAAGAAATTGCAGATATCACAGATGTCAGCATTAATACTGCTCTTGGCAGGATGCGTTATGCGCTTAATAATCTACGCAAAATGCTCAAATTGAAGGAGCTGAGCTTGAAGCAATAA